The genomic stretch GTCCTCCCGCACCACTGGAGCGGTAGGTATCAATTCTTAAATCCCCTTCATCGATTTCAATTCCAGTATCTTCCTCGATATCCGGCATGACATCACAGGAAACAAAGGAAGTCTGTCGCTTTCCTGCAGCATTAAAGGGTGATATTCGCACAAGCCTGTGCACTCCTCTTTCCGATTTCAGATGACCATAGGCATTAAGTCCGTTTATCTGAAGTGTAACAGATTTAATCCCTGCTTCTTCACCGTCCAGATAGTCTAGAACCTGGGTAGTGTAACCCTTCTTATCTGCCCATTTCTGGTACATTCGAAATAGCATACTGGCCCAATCACAACTCTCTGTTCCTCCCGCACCTGCGTGGAGAGTCAGAATTGCATTGTACTTATCATATTCTCCAGAAAGCAGAGTATTAAGCCTCATCTCGTCCAAATCATCTGTAAATTTGGTAAGTGCCTCTTGTATTTCACCTACTAAAGAAGCGTCATCTTCTTCATAAGCCATCTCTAACAGGGTCTCGATATCTTCAAATTCTCTTTTCAGACTATTGTACTCTTCTACAACATCCTTAAGATTCTTAAGTTCTTTTACATATCCCTGGGCTTTATCAGCAGAGTCCCAAAAACCAGACTCCTCCATGATATGCTCAATCATATCTATTCTCTCCAGCTTGTTAGCCAGGTCAAAGTGAATCCCCCACTTCAATCAATGGCTGTCTGTAAGTGTTCAGCGTATATTTGATCTGATCTAATTCAACCATTGTATCACCTCTTTCTTATTTAGATTCTTTTATTATCCAAGTGTATCATCAACCTATATCGTCATAAGCTCCATTTAAGCCATCCTGTCAAAGTACGTTTAGCATATTATATGCTATTCAATACTTTGGCAGGTCTGTAAACTTATTTGATTAATTCAATTATGCAAAGCAAACTCAGTATGCTTCTGTTTGGTTCCTCATAAACAGCAGTACTCATCTGGCTCAGGCAAAGCATCGTCCGCTTTCCGTTAATTTACGCAAAGTAATACTAACTTCTTCCGCAGCAGAACTTATATTTCTTACCACTACCACAAGGGCAGGGATCGTTTGGCTGAACTTTCTTTGTGGCACGTCTTACAGGCCCCTGTGCAACAGATTCATCTTTGTTGGTACCGGTAACCTTAGCAACCTGCTCTCTTTCAACATTCTGCTCAATTCTGACATGCATAAGTGCCTTCACGGTATCTTCTCTGATTGCATTGGTCATTTCATCAAACATCTCAAAGCCCATGAATTTAAACTCTACCAGAGGGTCTCTCTGTCCATAAGCCTGAAGGCCAATACCCTGACGCAGCTGATCCATATCATCGATATGATCCATCCATTTACGATCGATTACTCTTAATAAAATAACACGCTCAACTTCACGAAGCTGTTCTTTTTCAGGGAACTCAGCCTCTTTATCCTCGTATAATTTTACTGCGTCCTCCTTCAGTTTCTGAATTAAGGATGCTTTCTTCAAGCGATCAAGCTCCTGGGCATCAAATACGATAGGCTCCAAAGGAATTATAGGAAGAAGCATGTTATTAAGTTCTTCTAAATCCCAGTTTTCCGGCAACTGATCATCACTGATGCAGGTATTTACACAGTCTTCGACTGTATCAGTTATCATCTTAAAGATCGTGTCTCTCATGCTCTCGCCGTCAAGTACCTTTCTTCTTTCTTTATAGATGATTTCTCTCTGCTCGTTATTAACCTGATCATATTCCAACAGATTCTTACGAATACCGTAGTTGTTATTTTCTATCTTAGTCTGTGCTCTTTCAATGGCAGAGCTTAACATTTTATGCTCAATCTGTTCTCCATCCGGAAGTCCCAGGGAGTTAAACATTGTCATGAGACGTTCGGAACCGAAGAGTCTCATCAAATCATCTTCCAGGGAAATATAGAAGCGGGACTCACCAGGATCACCCTGACGTCCTGCACGTCCTCTTAACTGGTTATCAATACGCCTGGATTCATGACGTTCCGTACCAATTATCTTAAGTCCGCCTACTTCTACGACACCTTCTCCAAGCTTGATATCGGTACCACGGCCGGCCATATTGGTTGCAATGGTTACAACACCTGCCTGTCCAGCATCGGCAACGATTTCTGCTTCCAACTCATGGAACTTCGCATTGAGGACTTTGTGAGGTATATTCTTTTTCTTAAGCATATCGCTTAATTCTTCAGATGCTTCGATGGTTATCGTACCAACAAGTACAGGCTGACCTTTCTTGTGAGCTTCTACAATTTCATCGACTACAGCATTCAGTTTCTCTCTTTTCGTCTTATAAACTGCATCCTGTCTGTCAACACGGGCAACAGCTACATTGGTAGGAACCTCAATAACGTCCATTCCATAAATATTACGGAACTCCTTCTCTTCTGTAAGAGCAGTACCGGTCATACCACATTTCTTATTGTATTTATTGAAAAAGTTCTGGAAAGTAATAGTGGCAAGTGTTTTGCTCTCTCTCTTTACCTTAACTTTTTCCTTGGCCTCAATAGCCTGATGAAGTCCATCAGAATATCTTCTTCCGGGCATAATACGCCCTGTGAATTCGTCTACAATAAGTACTTCATCATCTTTTACCACATAATCTTTGTCCCTTGCCATAAGGTTATGGGCTCTAAGAGCAAGGATAATGTTGTGCTGAATCTCAAGATTTTCAGGATCTGCAAGGTTCTCAATCTTAAAGAAGTTCT from Anaerocolumna sp. AGMB13020 encodes the following:
- the prfB gene encoding peptide chain release factor 2 (programmed frameshift); amino-acid sequence: MVELDQIKYTLNTYRQPLIEVGDSLDLANKLERIDMIEHIMEESGFWDSADKAQGYVKELKNLKDVVEEYNSLKREFEDIETLLEMAYEEDDASLVGEIQEALTKFTDDLDEMRLNTLLSGEYDKYNAILTLHAGAGGTESCDWASMLFRMYQKWADKKGYTTQVLDYLDGEEAGIKSVTLQINGLNAYGHLKSERGVHRLVRISPFNAAGKRQTSFVSCDVMPDIEEDTGIEIDEGDLRIDTYRSSGAGGQHVNKTSSAIRITHLPTGIVVQCQNERSQFQNKDKAMQMLKAKLYILKQQENLEKESGIRGEMKEIGWGSQIRSYVMQPYTLVKDHRTNMEIGNAATVLDGNLDPFINAYLKWNSIGQTNE
- the secA gene encoding preprotein translocase subunit SecA → MSLVTKIFGTHSQREIKLITPIVDKIEALEPSIKVLSDAELKNKTAEFKNRLKNGETLDDILPEAYAVVREAAVRTLGLRHFRVQLYGGVILHQGRISEQKTGEGKTLTSTLPVYLNALEGKGVHIVTVNDYLAKRDSEWMGQIHEYLGLKVGVILNSMDNDQRREAYACDITYATNNELGFDYLRDNMVIYKEQLVQRGLNFAVIDEVDSVLIDEARTPLIISGQSGKSTKLYEACDILARQLTKGKVSGELTKMAALMNEDVEEEGDFIVNEKDKLVNLTAEGVEKVENFFKIENLADPENLEIQHNIILALRAHNLMARDKDYVVKDDEVLIVDEFTGRIMPGRRYSDGLHQAIEAKEKVKVKRESKTLATITFQNFFNKYNKKCGMTGTALTEEKEFRNIYGMDVIEVPTNVAVARVDRQDAVYKTKREKLNAVVDEIVEAHKKGQPVLVGTITIEASEELSDMLKKKNIPHKVLNAKFHELEAEIVADAGQAGVVTIATNMAGRGTDIKLGEGVVEVGGLKIIGTERHESRRIDNQLRGRAGRQGDPGESRFYISLEDDLMRLFGSERLMTMFNSLGLPDGEQIEHKMLSSAIERAQTKIENNNYGIRKNLLEYDQVNNEQREIIYKERRKVLDGESMRDTIFKMITDTVEDCVNTCISDDQLPENWDLEELNNMLLPIIPLEPIVFDAQELDRLKKASLIQKLKEDAVKLYEDKEAEFPEKEQLREVERVILLRVIDRKWMDHIDDMDQLRQGIGLQAYGQRDPLVEFKFMGFEMFDEMTNAIREDTVKALMHVRIEQNVEREQVAKVTGTNKDESVAQGPVRRATKKVQPNDPCPCGSGKKYKFCCGRS